The segment TCACCATTGAATTTACCAACACGAATTTACATCTACTGATTTATCAACTGGGAGTGTTCATCATGAAACGTAAAGCTGTTTTGACGACCGGGGAAGTTGCCCGCTATTGTTCCGTACATTTTCGCACAGTTTTACGATGGATCGAACGAGGCGACTTAAACGCTTACAAGTTACCCGGACGAGGTGACAACCGAATACGAATTGAAGACTTTCTCGACTTCCTGGCAGAACATGAAATGCCGATTCCCGCCGAGTTGGGAGAAGAAGTAAATAATAAAATTCTGATCGTCGAAGATGAGCCCCGCATGGCTCGCTGCATTGAACGCGTGCTGCATGGCACGAAGTATGAAGCTGTTGTCGCCACGGATGGATTTCGGGCAGGGGCATACTTGAAAACCTTTCAGCCCCGCGTGATGACTCTCGACCTGCAAATGCCGGGTCTGAGTGGCTTCGATGTGCTGACGTTTGTCCGTGCAACCAAAGAATTATGCGATACACGCATCCTGGTGCTATCCGGTCTGGGCGAAGAAGAGTTGACACAAGCCTCTCTCGCTGGAGCCGATGCCGTCATGTCCAAACCCTTTGATAATGACGAGTTGCTGGCCACGATCAACCAGCTGATGGAAAGCCCTCAAGGGGCCCATGTTTAACGGAATGTCCGTTATTTCCCAATGAATCAAACGCAGACTCTCGGCCGGATCATACCGCCGGGAGTCGATTGCGTTTAACCGTGGGGTCGATATGTCACCTGTTGTGAATGCCGCCAATTCTTCGGAAGCGACTACCGGTCGCCCTTTTTTCAAACAGGCCACGGTTCTCATTCTGAGTCCGCGAACAGCCGAGCAAATCAGAATCAAAACCTGGTTACAAAGTAGCCAAGTGGAGGTTCTCCTGTCTGCTCAACTGTCCGAGGTTCGAGAACAAATCGTAGCTCACCATATTGATTTGCTGGTCATTGACGATCATTCGAACGAAGACCACCAAGCGACAGCGGGTCTCGCCCTGCAGCTCATCGAGGGAATTGAGGCCCTGCAACTCATCGAGAGAATTGAGAGTGTGCAGCGGTGGAAGATTCCGTTTGTTGTCCTGACGAACAATGTCAATACTGAGACCGCTGTGGAGGTAATGAAACGAGGAGCCCTGGATTATCTGGTGAAAGATGATCGGCTGGAAGATCGTCTTCGGTCTGCCGCCCAGAGAGCTTTAGCGAATTCACGTGCCAATCAGATTCTGTCGAACCTGGAGGGAGAACTGAATCAATTCGAACAACGAACGCGGCTTATTCTTGATACTGCTGCAGAAGCATTTGTCTCAATAGATGGTGATGGAACTATCGTGGACTGGAATGTCTCTGCGGAGAAAATCTTTGGGTTTCAAACTCAAGAAATCGTGGGAAAAAATATCACGGAAACAATCGTTCCCGAACGTTATCGCCAGCAGGTGGCTGAGGCGTTATTGCTGTTTAAGAAGTCTCCTCGATTGAGTGAGTCGTTACGGAAATTCGAATCGACGGCACTAAAAAAAGATGGGCATGAGGTTCCCATTACCTTATCGCTCAATGTCGTTGAATTGGAGACGACCCACCTCATCGCTGGTTTTGCCTGCGATATTTCCAAACGATGCGATCTCGAATCCCAATTGATTCAGTCAGAGAAAATGGCTTCGCTCGGACATTTGGCCGCAGGTGTCGCGCATGAAATCAATAACCCCGTCGGGTTTGTGACCAGTAATGTCGCCACACTCGTAGAATACATTGAAGTCTTCAAAGAGGTAATCACTCTTCAGACAGAAGCGTTGGAAGGAGTCGGTTCAGCTGACGATTCCTTGCTGTCAGCTCAACTGAAAAAAATTGAACAGTACAAACAAAAAGAGGACTACGAATATCTCAAAGGCGATATCGACGACTTGATCAGCGAGTCCACCGAAGGGCTGATTCGGGTCAAAGAGATCGTACAGAACCTCAAAACATTCGCCCGCGTC is part of the Polystyrenella longa genome and harbors:
- a CDS encoding sensor histidine kinase → MSPVVNAANSSEATTGRPFFKQATVLILSPRTAEQIRIKTWLQSSQVEVLLSAQLSEVREQIVAHHIDLLVIDDHSNEDHQATAGLALQLIEGIEALQLIERIESVQRWKIPFVVLTNNVNTETAVEVMKRGALDYLVKDDRLEDRLRSAAQRALANSRANQILSNLEGELNQFEQRTRLILDTAAEAFVSIDGDGTIVDWNVSAEKIFGFQTQEIVGKNITETIVPERYRQQVAEALLLFKKSPRLSESLRKFESTALKKDGHEVPITLSLNVVELETTHLIAGFACDISKRCDLESQLIQSEKMASLGHLAAGVAHEINNPVGFVTSNVATLVEYIEVFKEVITLQTEALEGVGSADDSLLSAQLKKIEQYKQKEDYEYLKGDIDDLISESTEGLIRVKEIVQNLKTFARVDDAETKEANINDCLDATLKVIWNEIKYNCELVQNYGDLPPLRCYPGQLNHVFMNLLVNAAHAIQERGTIVVTTKADDKQILVSIRDDGHGIEPEHLPQLFTPFFTTKPVGKGTGLGLSIAYGIIQKHKGMIDVKTEIGKGTTFTVELPFEGVEG
- a CDS encoding response regulator, producing the protein MDSHPLTIEFTNTNLHLLIYQLGVFIMKRKAVLTTGEVARYCSVHFRTVLRWIERGDLNAYKLPGRGDNRIRIEDFLDFLAEHEMPIPAELGEEVNNKILIVEDEPRMARCIERVLHGTKYEAVVATDGFRAGAYLKTFQPRVMTLDLQMPGLSGFDVLTFVRATKELCDTRILVLSGLGEEELTQASLAGADAVMSKPFDNDELLATINQLMESPQGAHV